GGTACCATTGCTACCCCTGGATGGTGGCAGGAACATATTCTCGAAGTCACTATTGCCGGTAGGGCGCATGAGCTGGAAAATGTATTCTGTGTTCACACGTTGGGGGAACAGGCCCTGGAAACCATATCCGGGAGAGCTGGTCTGGTAATCGTTCTTTGTATTCAGGGTATAGGTGCCTAAAGTAATCACTGCCTGAGCAGCTTCTTCTGCCAGTTTCCAACGGTTGTTATCAGTAGTTGGATAACCTACCAGTGAAGGATCAACACTTACACCACCACCGGGACCGGCATCGGCAGGTAAGGTGGTGCCATTAAATAAAGGGCTGGCAGCGTACAACAGTACCCTTGCCTTGAGAGCCAGACAAGCACCTTTGGAGGCACGACCATAGTTAAGGCCTGTTTGTGTAACAGGTAAAATATTGCCGGCTGCATCCAATTCAGAGAGGATGTAGTTAACACATTCTTCGTAGGTGCTTCTTTTTGCCACAATAGGCTTATCGTAGGACAGTAAAGTATCGCCTACCAAAGGTACACCCGCATAGTGCTGTACGAGAATGGCGTAAAACCAGGCTCGCAGGAAGTGGGCTTCTGCAATCATCTGTGTTTTATAAGCATGCCTTAAGGGGGCATTGTCTATATTCTTTAACAGCACATTGACAGCGCGGATTTGAGAATAGCAGGTTTTGTAAGGCTCTTCACCAATAATACCTGCGTTGACAGTGCCGGTGGCAAACTGGGTAGCAGGCGTGGAAAATGCGTGTGAAGGCTCAGCTTCATCACAGGCAGCTTCTAACCCCCCACATACGATGTAGTTGTAGGAAAAGCGGCTAAGGCTCGCACTCAGTCCTACGTTGGAATAAATGTTGGCAAGAAATCCTACGGTTCTGGAACTATCGCCAAATACACTTTGTTCATCCAGGTTCGTGGTAGTGGTTGCTGTCAGGAATCCTTCCTTTCGGCAGGAAGAGTAGATGAGAGCTGCTGCCATTAGTATAAAAACGGGAATACAGCGTTTTATCATAAATGGACGTGATTTATTTGTATCAGAATATTAACGTGGTATAGTTTATATGGTTCAACATCTTAAGTGGTTAAACCGATTTAGCATTATAAAAAACGTGAAATCTTTCTGTCCCCCCTGTTCTTAATCCTGTTCTGGTTGATTGTTTGTCAGAACACTAAAATACGATTGTTAAACCGGTTTAGCAAATTAAAAATGCTATTTTTCCCTTTGAAAATAATTATGAAAGAACAATGCCTGGTACTGGATGGAATTTGACCAATATTCCCATGTATGCCCACCAGGTCTCACCGTATAATCATGTGGAATATTTCTTTCCAACAGTTTCTCATGGAGCTTTTCATTACAATTATGAAAAAAATCTTCTGCACCACAATCGATGGTCAGGTCCAGTAAGTTGGGAATAAGCAGGTGCACCATATTAATCACACTGTTATTCTCCCACCGCTCCGGGTACTCGCTATATTTACCTAACAATTTTTCCAGGTCCCAGTTGAGTGGAAATGGACGGAGGTCCACTCCCCCACTCATACTTCCTGCCGCACCGAAAGTATTGGGGTGGCGAAAAGCGAGAAACAGTGCGCCATGTCCTCCCATACTCAGACCGGTTATAGCCCGGCCGGAACGAGTGGGAATAGTGGAATAGTGCTGGTCCATCCAGTTGACCAGCTCTGTTCCTACATAGGTTTCGTATTTGGAATCCTTCTTTACTTCACTGTCAAAGTACCAGCTGCCAAAGTCACCATCCGGACACACAATGATCATATGATACAGGTCTGTGAGCACGGCCAGGTCCGGATCCTTTTTAATCCAGTCGCCATAGTTGCCGCTATACCCATGCAATAGATACAATACAGGAAAATGGCGGCTGCTGTTATAATCAGCAGGTGTGATCACCACCGCCTTTATTTCCTTTTGCATAGACGAACTATAGGTTGTAATAGTATCTACTCTGGCCGCCAGCAGGCGAACCGGGCTCAGTACAAAAAGTAATGATAAGATGTATCTCATAATTCGGGTTATCTGGCTGCAACAATGGCAACTTTGTGCAACTGAGGTTTATTGATTTCATAAATTTTATTGATCAGCACATCCTGCTCCTGCTTCCACACATCACGTAATGCCTTGTAACGGGAGCGGGTATAGTTGTCACGGTTGCCGGCTACAAAGATGTTGCCTGCAGCAAAGACATTCACTG
This Chitinophaga sancti DNA region includes the following protein-coding sequences:
- a CDS encoding RagB/SusD family nutrient uptake outer membrane protein gives rise to the protein MIKRCIPVFILMAAALIYSSCRKEGFLTATTTTNLDEQSVFGDSSRTVGFLANIYSNVGLSASLSRFSYNYIVCGGLEAACDEAEPSHAFSTPATQFATGTVNAGIIGEEPYKTCYSQIRAVNVLLKNIDNAPLRHAYKTQMIAEAHFLRAWFYAILVQHYAGVPLVGDTLLSYDKPIVAKRSTYEECVNYILSELDAAGNILPVTQTGLNYGRASKGACLALKARVLLYAASPLFNGTTLPADAGPGGGVSVDPSLVGYPTTDNNRWKLAEEAAQAVITLGTYTLNTKNDYQTSSPGYGFQGLFPQRVNTEYIFQLMRPTGNSDFENMFLPPSRGSNGTGSFPYQGLVDAFPMKNGKLITDPSSGYDPNDPYKNRDPRLDYSIIHDQTVLLVRTSNGQTNGSAPVNIYVGNYNGVSTGQDAVHQGTLTGYYNNKMLDPEAIAATINHGSDRVQPLMRYAEMLLNYAEAANEYEGPTGNVYAAVEAIRERAGLDPYQLPTGLSQSEMRTYIQNERRIELAYEGHRFWDVRRWKIAPQTENIQSAGMEVDRNNGTVSYKPFNVTKHNFRAAMYLWPFPLSETGKSSELVQNPGY
- a CDS encoding alpha/beta hydrolase family protein, whose amino-acid sequence is MRYILSLLFVLSPVRLLAARVDTITTYSSSMQKEIKAVVITPADYNSSRHFPVLYLLHGYSGNYGDWIKKDPDLAVLTDLYHMIIVCPDGDFGSWYFDSEVKKDSKYETYVGTELVNWMDQHYSTIPTRSGRAITGLSMGGHGALFLAFRHPNTFGAAGSMSGGVDLRPFPLNWDLEKLLGKYSEYPERWENNSVINMVHLLIPNLLDLTIDCGAEDFFHNCNEKLHEKLLERNIPHDYTVRPGGHTWEYWSNSIQYQALFFHNYFQREK